The DNA region ACGTTTGTCAGTGAACACAACCACTTCGTGATTCTGAACGCCTGCGCGCGCCAGAACCTCCACATCAACCTGATGCAGAACTCAGCCATTTCGTTTCTCATCTGTTGCGACTACAACCCCTGGAAGGTGCAAGAGCTGGTGGACTCGCTTCGCGAGCAGTTCGAAATCAAAGTATCGGACGATTTGGAGCTGATCACCATCAAGCATTACGACCTGCCCACCATCGAAAAAGTAATGAAAGGAAAAAAAGCCCTAGTGGAACAGAACACGCTCCATACATATCAGGCGGTAGTGCCCACTTCGGCTGAACCTTTGCAGGATTCCGTCGTTCCACTATTTGAATGGAAACCTATCGGATAATCTTTAACCTGCTTTTTATCATGGCACTCCAGGGACCTGGAGCGGCTGGCCAGCCTGCTCCCCATCAACCGTCAAATGCAGGCGACGTGCTGGCACCGTATCGTTGGTCGAACCGACTGCTTCTTATTTTCTCCGAAGACACCAACATTACCGACTACCAGCGTCAGGTTTCCATCCTGCAGTCGGATCAGATGGGCATGGCCGACCGTGATCTGGTATTTTTCCGCATTTTTCCGGACGAGGGGTACACCCCCGACAACGATGCCCTGACGCCCGCCCAG from Catalinimonas alkaloidigena includes:
- a CDS encoding DUF4174 domain-containing protein, producing the protein MALQGPGAAGQPAPHQPSNAGDVLAPYRWSNRLLLIFSEDTNITDYQRQVSILQSDQMGMADRDLVFFRIFPDEGYTPDNDALTPAQVTALRERFDVGTGFTVILIGKDGGEKRTERKPLTLDQLYGTIDAMPMRQNEMKQNP